A segment of the Candidatus Sumerlaea chitinivorans genome:
CGTCATTTCTGGAACACTCCACGGCGAAATCAGCCAGCCCACGTCCTCAGTGACAATTTCCGGGACGGCACCCACACGCGTCGCCACGACTGGCAGCCCATGTAGCATTGCTTCCACGCACACCAATCCGAACGCAGGTTGCGTGCGGTCCGGCAAGAGCAGGACATCGGCATCGGCTAGGAAATCACTCACCGCATCAGGCGCTAATCGCCCCACATACCGCACTTCGTTCCAAAGCAGAAAACAGGAAATGAGCCCTTCCAACCACTCAGGCTCCGCACAGTGTCCGGCTATCTTCATGACGAATGGGATCCCGTGCCAGCGCAGCCGATACGCTGTCGCAAGCGCCTCAGGAATGCCTCGCATCTCTTGCACGCGTCCTAACAATGCAATCCGCAAGGGCGCTTGATGTTGGATCGCAAGGCGGGAAACGGAAGAAATTTGGTAGCGAGAAAAATCCACGCCGAGCCTCACGATCTGAATCGGGGGACGGCGCCCAAGGATCCTGCGAACTTCTCGTGCTGTGAACTCACTGTCGGTCACCACCAAATCCACGCGATCGAGCATTTTCCGGAACATGGGGATGAGCGCAAGGCGCGTGCGAAAACGCCACGCCTGACGAACTTGCTCGCGCCACGATAAATGGCGTCGGTATCGGCGATCGAGCGGAGTCTCCGTCGTCATGGTTCCATGCACCGTGACCACGAAACGCCCCGGCCGCGCCTGCATGAAAATGCCTGCAAACTCCTGAGCATGGACGATGTCAAAAGGCTCACGCTGGTCCAAGTCCGCCACGAGCCGCTCTACCCCGCGGAAAAATGCAAGTGAATAATCCCCCACGGGGCCTTCCGCGAGATAACGCACTCGCACACCACTCGGCCAAACTTCCTCCTTGAGCCCTTCGGGATGCCGGCTCGTGACAACCGTCACCTCACAGCCTAGCTTTTGGAGCG
Coding sequences within it:
- a CDS encoding Glycosyl transferase, group 1, whose product is MKVAMVVRALPVHRLGGLEWHAHDLANALQKLGCEVTVVTSRHPEGLKEEVWPSGVRVRYLAEGPVGDYSLAFFRGVERLVADLDQREPFDIVHAQEFAGIFMQARPGRFVVTVHGTMTTETPLDRRYRRHLSWREQVRQAWRFRTRLALIPMFRKMLDRVDLVVTDSEFTAREVRRILGRRPPIQIVRLGVDFSRYQISSVSRLAIQHQAPLRIALLGRVQEMRGIPEALATAYRLRWHGIPFVMKIAGHCAEPEWLEGLISCFLLWNEVRYVGRLAPDAVSDFLADADVLLLPDRTQPAFGLVCVEAMLHGLPVVATRVGAVPEIVTEDVGWLISPWSVPEMTATLVRLARHPEEVREKAQRTIPYARQFTAERMARDMLAAYENVLSGAQARIRQSGPVVTNVRSGSHA